aactccacaggaatcagtgagccaaaactaggacacattgaaaggaaaactgaaattgcaaacataaaaggaaatgtttttggtcaatgcaagattgctgtgaaccgaggatgctcctgcttcagacatctgaggttaataaaaagtgagcctctcactttgctggggtcagagggaaaccaaggcgatctaactctgcctaagaaatccaagatgaatcttccattggtctattcttccacttcacaagatattatttgtactgactgcttcaagtactatgcccaatcctactgtccacaatctcttcaatctgatttggttccttccatggaaattgtttctccaagtctgcaatattgtcctcactgaattttggttcatggtactcatgaagatctgcaatgttgaatataggtgaaatacttagactatccagtagctccacctcatatgcatttctagaactgaactttctcaagatcttatagggtccaaacttcttcatctgcaacttattataagttccaactgggaatctctcttttctcaaatagaccatcacttcattgccaacttaaaattccttatgtctcctcttctcatctaccttctccttgtattttctattcatgtcttccaagtgttgtttaacctgaatatgcaatgttacCATGTgatctgcttctgaactcttccagtcttcactgctaatgtctcttaattctgctattcctttaggatgcactccggtaacaatctcaaaaggtgtttttccaatacttctattcattgaattgttataggcaaactatgcttgtgcaaggatcaaatcccaacttccgattttatctcccactaaacatctcaacaagtttcccaaactttggttaactacttatgtctaccCATCAGTTCGTGGATGAAAATTAGAATTGtatttcaaatctgtcttcatcttcttccaaagtgtactccaaaaatatcccacaaacttagtgtctctatctgaaagtATGCTCTTAGGTAATTCATGCAATCTTACCGTTTCCTTAAAAAATAGGTCTgctatgcaatgcatctgatgtcttcttacaaggtatgaaatgagccatctttgaaaatctatccactaccacaaatatagaatcattccctcttggtgtcttaggtaagccaagtacaaaatccatacttatatcctcccaaggtcttaccggcactgtcaaaggtttatacaatcccacattctgactactaccttttgcaacttgacaaactctacaactttgcacatatctcttatcatccttatgaatctggggccaaaagtattgcttgCTCACTaatgcaattgttttatcaatgccaaaatgtccagctaaacctccactatgcttctcttttatcagattcTCTCTCATGGAAATtgtaggtatgcataactgaactcccttaaataacatcccatcctgaatgaagtaatccaaccattttctcctaccaatcataaccggttctctacatgctttccaaggttctgcaaaatccgggtctttgtcatacaaggtcttcaaattttcaaaaccggatactgtcactctcatttctgtcagcaaattccttatCCTACTCAATGAATTaccaactttgttagatttcccacttttatgtttcaacacaaaggtgtaactctacaagaactctacccatctcatatgtcttagattcaacttactctgattgttcaaatattgcaaagcttgatgatctgtatacaacacaaactccttaagcAACAAATACTGTCTCCATTTCtttaaggcttgaattatggcataaaattcttgatcatatactgaatatctctttcaggcatcattcaatttctcactgaaatatgctattgctctcccttcttgactcaaaactgctcctattgttgttccacttgcatcacaataaacttggaataccttattgaaatccagtaaagccaatacaggctgctcagtcactttctatttcaacaactcaaaaattttgtttgcttgggtggtccacttgaattccttctgatctcccctcatggtctcagtcatagggttacaaactgaactgaaacttctgataaacttccggtaaaaactagccaatccatgaaatgatcttacctctccaatgctttctggtgttggccactcaacaatggctttcactttctcaagatccatcttcaaaccatcctcagatatcacaaatcctaaatagactaactcatctttcatgaaagtgcacttcttgatattgatcagtaacttttcttctctcaaactctgcaaaacttgtcttaactgcaacaaattctcctcttttgttttactgaaaattagaatgtcatccaagtacacaataacaaacttacccaagaatttcttcaagacctcattcatcagcctcatgaaagtactcggtgcattagtcagtccaaaaggcatcaccaaccattcatataatccttcatttgtcttaaatgttgtcttccattcatcaccttttcTGATCTTGatataatgatatccactcttcaaatctgtctttgtaaagtactttgctccactcaaacagtccattatgtcatccatcctaggtaagggAAACCgacatttcactgtgatcttgtttattgctcttgaatcggtacacatcctccattctccattctttttaggtgctaatactgctggtactacACAAGTGCTcggactttccctgatcaaacctttcttcaatagctcctgcacttgtctattcagttcttcattctttgccGGTGTTAACCGATGTGCAGCTtcgttaggcaaactagctccgggaactaagtccatgcaatgactaatacttataACAGGTAGCAATCCATCAGGtaaattatctgaaatgatgtcctcatattctgccaACAAATCTCTTATTTCTGCCAGGTGTTCTCATTCCAGTtccagtctctcagtcttcttaggaatgaaggcaaaacacacattatcatgtctcagtccatctatAAGCTTTattccatctactaaacaaattctggtatttgtacagacttcattcttcaaaggttcctccaaaggcaacagggtttgcttcatcccattggccacaatagtgtatatattcttcctcccattatgtattgcctgtctatcaaactgccaaggtcttcccaacaaaagacgacaaatgtccataggcataatgtcacacaaaacttcatcatgataattcccaattttcaattttgctaaacactgttcacttactaacaacttatgttcatcttggaTCCATGCTATcgggtaaggcttagggtgtttcaatctctccaatttcaacttattcaccatctcttctgaaacaagattatccaaactaccactatcaatgacaactttacaacacttaccggataccttacatctggtcttgaacaggttcttcctttGCAAGGTTTCTTTATCTTCTCCGATAtggcacaaagctctcctcatcatcaacaattatccatcttctggtttattgtctaatccggtggggttctcttccaccattgctgctcttccggtagcctctgacttcttacattcaaatgcatgatgttCTTCTCCCCCACATTTAAAAcaagttcctctgaatgtccttttgtcttgtcttccaaagttctcattcctataaccatctggttctctcctccggtataaatttctatcatccttccggtatgaattaccttccttgctcacttcattgtccttgttctgatctgtactggttcctcttcctccggtatatcctcttcctccttgaaatattcctccggtaaaccttccacctctatctctttgtctctgctcatgccttttattcattttctcttaagcctttattgcatactggtaagcctcttcaacactctccaatttgatcataccgagttcatcttgtatagacatccacaatccgttcaaatatcttgcaatttgttcaatttcatcatcaacatgtctggatctgatgttcaacttgtaaaatgattcggtgtactccttcacactagattccttttgtctcagattctgcaactttcagaacaaatctacttgataatttgctGGGACAAACtctgattttaacttagcaatcatcctatcccatgtcttaatcttttctttacctcttctttgcctatcaacttgcaagtgctcccactaAAGAGATTCATGACCCttcaaccgggtacaagcatacttcaccttcctttcttttgtcgtgttttcaaaatcaaaacacttctccatctccgagatccaatccatcaattcatctgaatctaacttcccatcatatttcgatggggtaaaatgaggtttagtgttcgcccaactcaaaacccttaaaaacctttcctcctccggATCAACTATCGATAGGTTCACTTCTTCTATcggggattcttctccttcatcttcgctcacatcctcaacatgtcggcctcttctctaggttgtctccatagcttctaactgggctgctattcctcgcaacatctccattacattagggtctgcattcccacgtgctccaccattcctagttcctcttcgcgccattgaTCCACGCGATTCCTTTGCAATTGCAAGtcagatccacaatccgccaccctacaacacgATTCAGGACATGCAACCTTCAGAatgaacttcgctctgataccacttaaagcagtcactggtgaggagggacctcgaggagatcagtccaaaccggccAACAAAAgttaacacaacgaaaacacacatatattatggaggcaatgcataacaaatagttttattgcatgaaagttaattacatccaaccagtaacaaccgggttacaacataccagcacaaaggcttggtagaataggtcacattgGGACCTTgaaattgaaagatctatcttctaggcatagtctatctatctgatacttcttgattctttgattgattgattctaaagcatgattacatatATATACCAATCCAAAGGTtttggtcggcccaaaaaggatcaaaaccctaacgtgCAAAAATGAATGAGGtcaacctccgccaagagattcctccaaaaaatccaaaggatgaaacacgaAAGGTCGACCACACGCTAAGCaacatcgagatcaacgtccaaggctccgcaagctttgtaatgggttccggtagatcactagaataaaTCTCacgcaatcggtaacaagaaactatcgaGGAAGCCGGTAGCGtatcttgccgaaaagtgatccaaatgagatgcggttagaaagcaagcaagatgatcaagtcttcaagtagaatccaactccacaggaaccgatgagccaaaatcgggacacacaaaaaggaaaactgaaactgcaaatagaaaacaaaacagaaaaggaaatgtttttggtcgatgcaagattgctgtgaaccggggatgctcctgcatcaaaatgcCAGATTTAACACATTGAGATTACATGACTATGAAATACAGGCTATGAAAAGAGAATATCAAGACTCTATTGGTGAAGAAAAATGGAGGCAATGATGAACAAGACAAGGCTccaaacacttagtcatttttctgCATCTCTAGCctagtgtcattttgtaatctCAATCGACACCTCAAGTGTTATTTTGTATTCAAGCTTTTGCATCTAGAACTTGCATGTGTCCAAAATCAAATCgaactctacctttgacttggtcacaaattagttgtaactttcctagtttcatgttgcacctcttctctatatatatgaggttgctcGTTGTAATTTGCATCTAtttatctttaatctatatgccGAAACTCTACTAAAGTGAAAAGCTAAGAagtgaaatttttgatgaaataagAACAAAGCTTTTGgcatccaaactttgtgttgggttcAATGGTGGTGTATGGTgagaatgttcttatgtcattttcattataaattcttACTTTACTCAAGTGAAGGTGTGTTGAGAATATTGTTAAAGTGTAGAGGCAATCGTtaatttgtgaactttgtgtcatatcttggcaattgttgataaaataagaatTGGTGGATTTAATATCAGTTTGgagactttgtgcttcatattgataattttaaattaagtttaGTTGAGAtacatttaagttatattttaaagaCACCGTGCTTTATTGTATAATCTTAAAATAGGAAAATTatgatttgaagactttgagctcttGTCATTATTTTCAGAAAAATATTATCAAATTATAATCAAGAATTAgtttaaagactttgtgctttactttGGATTTATTGGTTATCACATTGGGTTAAAGAAGAAATTATTTgaagaaaggttgataggagaacaCCGATTTTAAGACTTTAAGCTTGAACACTCTTTCCCGtcccaaagaagcaatggaggagtTTCAACCCttcatagaaactttgcttctttcctTATCCATATTTTAGTCATTCTTGCATCTAGAGTTAATTTGTAACATTGAAAGTGTAAGAATTATCActactctatattgtaaattctttcctgaAGTAAGAGGAAAAGAATGTCATTTTCTTTCGTGAAGTAATTAACACATACATACATTTTACGTCATTTTCAATATAGATAATTAAAGACCAGATTatccaaaataatgtcaaacaaaAACCTGCCCATTGAGTCCATTCCACCATCCTTGTGAAACTGACCCCTAGGTATATTAAAGCTAGTGTGAAAAAGGAATGGTTATGTCAACGTAAATGGAAGCATTCCCTTGAATAGACTTGAGGGCCCCAATTTAGCGTCTTTACAAGGGCAGTACACTGCAgccttttaataaaatatatagaaACAGTAGAATTACCATATATAAATATTTTAGCAAGACAGCGGTCCCGATTTCTTGGAGATCATCTGGGCCGCTCCATGGGGTCAAGAAAAATACTAGTAGTACAGGCGTAAACGACGGAGTATGGCGGAGAAAAAGGAAAGAAGCAGAGGGCCCAAAAATCGTTTGGCGCTCATTTTGGCCCTTAACCGTAACCCAGCGGTACCTCCGAGGCCCCTCCCACCGTTGGATTAAGATATTTGCACATGCTGCGCTGAGCCGTCCGATCAAACGCCGGAAGATCTGAGCCCTCCGTTGGAGTGCCCATGGGGCATATAAACCCCTTATTGGTGAcacttaggtttaggtttaggttttgGTTGGGCAGTTTGTGCGCTGCACCAGGGGGCGCGGGTCTGTAAATTTGTTTGTTGCTGAGGTCTGCAATCATGGCGCAGGGTGGGAAAAGGAGTGGAAAGGTGAAGTGGTTCGATTCGCAGAAGGGTTACGGATTCATTACCCCTGATGATGGCGGAGAGGATCTTTTCGTTCACCAGACTTCGATTCATTCTGATGGATTTAGATCTCTGGCTGAAGGCGAGTCGGTTGAGTTTTCTGTTGAGCATGAGCAGGGTGGAAGGACTAAGGCTCTTGATGTGACTGGGCCGAATGGGGCTTTTGTGCAGGGGGGTAGTAGTGGAGGAGGCGGCGGTGGATATGGCGGTGGTGGTGGTGGAAGAGGTGGACGTGGTGGCGGCGGAGGTTATGGCGGCGGCGGATATGGTGGTGGCGGTGGGAGTTATGGTGGTGGCGGTGGTGGATATGGCGGTGGAGGttatggtggtggtggtggtggccgTGGCGGCCGCGGAGGCGGAGGCGGTAGGGGTGCCGGTGGCGGCGGCGGTGGAGGAAGCTGTTATAATTGCGGCGATTCTGGGCATTTTGCCCGCGACTGCCCTAATGGCGGCGGTGGGAGATAGTTAGATCTAGAAGGATTACTTATTATATGGTCAGGGTTTTGTTTTTGCAGTTAGCGAAGGGTTCGGCTCGGCTCTTGTTGAGTCTGGGGCTCTATTCGAGTATCTTTGGGTGGTTATATTGTtggttattgtttttcattatgtgatgtattttgggtttttgtcaaatgggggaAACGATAAGATCTATGGCTGTTATGGCTCATAATGGCTGGTTTTTCCGCATTGGTTAGTGGTGATGGTAACCTATTTTGCAGTGGCGGCGTTCGATGCTGTGTCGCTTTGTATGATTTGGCCTGCCTTCTGTTAAACAAATTTACAATTTCATCTATTATGTTTCAGTGGTTCCGTTTTGGCATTGCATTGCGATTGGGATTGTTATAAATGGGTTTCTTAAACACTGGATTGAGCTGTATTGTTTATGCTTTTGAATCGGTAAAGTAATATGTCGGAAGTAATGCACAGGGTGCTTTGACATCATGTTAGCTGATGGTCAAATCTTTAATGCCCCTTGGATTATATGCTCTGTATTCAGGTTTTAAAAGCTAAAATTGAACACTTTCCTGTAGTGAAATGATTCATCAATGTATTCTTTGTGTACGCAAATGGGTTTTGGACTGGTAAGAAAAGGTTCTTTGAACAATTGGGTTTGATTTCTTTAGTGGACGCAAATGGGGGTTTTGACTGGTAAGAGTTTTTTGAATGATTACGTTTAATTTGCGTTAAAAGTCATTTAAATTCAATTAGAAGAAACAATGAATGGACAAAATGTGCTCTTAATGATGTAAAGACCCCAAGTGAATGGATAAATAATGGTCTTTACGATGAAAAGACTACGTATGTTATATCAATCTGCAAACTATTGCATGTACCTACGTGGTTTTTGATTCGAGAATCGTGTAAATTAGTGTTTTTGCCTAGATGGGTTTTTGTACTTAAAAAAGCTACTAATCAATTGTAGATTCTTAAAAAGGCTAATCAATTGCAGTCTTAGAGGCTAGTCAATGGCTGAATCTTATAAAGGCTAATCAATGGCTGAATCTTGATTGGTGTTAATAACCAATTCTAAGGTATTGGAAATCTTGATTGGTGTTAATGTCTTCTGACACTGTCATGGCACTGAATAAACTCAAGTGTTATTGGTAAAGAGTggttatttttggaattttttaaagAGTGCTGGTCCTTTTTGTGAATTTAGTAGTTGTTTCAAGATTTAATGGAAATAAGGAAGGTtttcatataaaataatataaatcaggattaattttttaaaatatttttcagatcAGGTGGTTATTGGATTGTAAGTATTAAATTATACAATATGTCATGTATGGTGTTAATTTCTATGTATTTGTTTACTGGTATGTGGATTTAATTGTTTGTTTGTTCACATTTGTACATAAATTTAGGTAGTAATGTGTTACTTTCCTGATGTATCATTATAGGATGGGATAGGAGGAAGGGGAGTATTTATAATCGTTAGGGTGAGATGAGATATTAAGAACATTTTACTGCACCAAAGTTGTAAAAGATAATAGTAGAAAAGGTAAAAGATATAGTATAGTAGAAAAGGTAAAATATATAGTATAGTAGAAAAAAGAGTGATGATGGAGTAATTGgttgaaaaaatttaaatttttttgaattaaattGTAGTATATAATATAAGAAACTAATCTTATGGATTATAAGTTGACATTCTGGATTATTGAAAACTTTTTAAAACTAGTTGAGGATTTAAATTTGGTTAAAAAACtcttgaattttttaaaatttattagaatAAGAAAGTAAATAAGATACTTCAAAAaacttgaaattttaattttaatctaaaagcttatcaaaacataatgaactgtagaaattaataaaaatattttaatgacttgaaatttaaattttaatctaAAAGCTTATCATAACATCATGAACTGtagaaattaataaaaatatttcatAGTTTTCaaataagaatgaaagtaaaagctagaattaagttaattaattatttcaaatattttttttaaaaaaatttaaaattgattttgagGCACTTTGAGGTTTTTAAAGATATattcataaaaaattagaaaagtaaaaaataaaatatcaacaaATTTTTTATACAAGATAGCGACTTTATAAGAACCTATAAACAAATTAATTCTAAAATAGTTTTGTTGAGACACATTTCTACAATATTGTGCATACATATATGCCAAAAATACCAATGGTTTAAGTAGAACTTAGTATTTAAGCTTCAAAATTTTTTGAACATTCATACTAAAAAATTAAGTATTTTATGTGGTTTGTTAGTTTTTTAGCTGAATAGGTGTTAGTATTGATACATTTTCTAAAAGGAATTTTATTAAGCAAGAGCATGACGTGGTGGGGAGTTTCATGTGgtggttttaattttaaattttgtatGCTCTATTTTGTGATGCACTATTCATTTTGTATTATATTATAGGTATACCCTCCATGTAGAAAAGAGAAAATTTGTGATGGTTTCTAATATAATCCAATAATTTTTAGCTATTGTTTCAAATCTTCAACCATTTTAGCTTTTAATGTTTATGTTGAAGTTAATTTCTTTTTGTAAGCACATAAATGCTTGGAACAAATCTTATTAGCATTGGAATTATAAATATTCAAATGGAACAATTTAAGTTAAAAAGTTAGtaaaattataatttttctttttgtttatttaaaataatttttgtaatttttcTCTTGTATATTTAAAACAACACCATTTTGAGGTACTTTGAGTTTTTTAAGATATAGATAAAAacttaagaaaagaaaagaaaatactaACAAATATTAATAgaattttcttaaaataaaaaatgtagtttataaaaaaatttaaaacttttttcaagaaagaaaataaataaaaaaaggttATTTCAATTTAATGTGCAAAAAATTGAATGATACCCTaaattttaatttgtagatcatattCTAAAAATTTTATTgctaatttttaatttataaattatatattttaagaaTTTCAATTGCATATGTCTTTCTAATTGTACATAAGGAATAGCTTAATAATttttcttgtacaactttaggAAATCTTGTTTGACAAGTATTCTAATTTTATGATTAATCTAAAACTTCTTTTGCACAgtgttgttttttattttggagGATAGGCATGTGAAGTGTGAACTTAAGTAAATAAACATAATTTTATTTAATAGAGGGTGAATTATGAGGGAAAGGGGATAAATGATAATTCAcataattaaatgatttaaatttattaaaataattaattttatttaattaacacaaaAGGTTGTGGAAGACAATTTTAATTGATTTTACATTTATgatcttaaattttaaattcttccatctctttcataaTTTCTTTTTTATAATACTCTTTTtagagtttttttgtttttgtttttgttttcttaatATAAAAGTCCTTTTGTAATCTTGCTAGTGATTCTATTTGTCTTAAACAATAGTTAATGTTGTTAAGTCCTTAAAATTTTTCAAATGATAAGTGTTTTAGAAGTTGGTTAAAATGGGTTGGAAAATTAGAAGCCTTTTGAACAACGTATTCATTTttctttaaaattataattatttttattaatttttaattaaaaattataataattaatattttttgttttagaatttttttataataattatattaaataattttttaaaaataaatatgtaaaTCATTACACAAATATAAAATTATAGTTTGAAAGAGTTACTTTTCATTGGATTAGTGGTCTCTTACCTAAATCATTATCATTTTTTAGTGGTCAACAAAAGTTTAATTAGTTCATTCAttaatttaatttcaatttttttaaaaaataaaatcaatttatattataaatagaTTGATAATTAAAATATCACAACTTAATATTTAAttctaattaaaaaattaattttttgaatgtTATAAATTAAGATAAACTTATTTCTAAATGCCAAAAAAATGAACAAGTTGAAAATTTAAATAAGTTAAAATAGGCatgaattaaaatataaaatttatgagTTAATTCTAATTTTAGAATTTAAGTTTTTGAATGTCCAAAACCATCTAAATCTATTTAAATAATTAGAATCACTTTTTATTATATTGGTAAAAGATGTTTAaaggggccttgaaaccctttacaatatACACCCAAAAGTACAAAAGCTATCCCACAACAAAATTATAGCCAAGTTGCAAACTCACCAAAAAACCATAGACTAATAGGTTTTGGAAGACCCTAAATACCTTTAACACCATTACAACCAAGTTGCCATTAGAAGATGGTTTTGAAGGGACCATAGATCTTATATAATGAGGTTGCAACTTAACTACCAAGCAAAACATATTTGAAAGACCACCTACACAAGCCCATGTCTCAACCTAGCATTTCAAGTACCCATAAACTAGGTGTTGAAAACACAATCATGTCTAGGAAGATCTCTCTTCTTTGAACAATCTTCCACAATACACCATCGTACAAAGATACAAAATAGGGGAGAGGTGAAGGATAACCTTCACTATAGTCTCAAATTAAGCCCTCACAAATGTAGAAAGAGGAGCTAAATGCCACACCAAAGCCCCCAATAGAGCTAGATCACTAAATTCAACTCCTAACGATAGGACGCCCAAAGTTGGAGTAGCCAATGTTGTATTGTTATTACAATAAAATTGACAactcaatttttttataagattcctTTTCAATATGGAGTAATATACAAGACTTGTACTTATCCTCTTAGATCGCCCACCAATAGACACCTCCACAACTCTTGGataaatttatttcaataattCACATTTGATTGTTTCAATAAAATTAATAGCAGTCAAAAGGAGTGAAATTCCTTTCCAACATGGAATATTATACAAAACATATACTTATAAATGGTTTCCCTTGATTAAAGTGGGCCAATAAAAAAATCTTCAATAACTCAAAGATAATTCTTCATTAGATGATCTTCATTGCAAATCCGACACCTTAGAATTGGTGATTTTTTCCCTACTTTTGAACCATTCTAATTACCCTTCCTAACCAAATTTATCTCGAATCCCTTATTGACCTTCTTTCTTTGCCTCCTCTTAAActtatttttcctttatttttataGTTGTGGTTATTTTAG
The nucleotide sequence above comes from Cryptomeria japonica chromosome 11, Sugi_1.0, whole genome shotgun sequence. Encoded proteins:
- the LOC131026665 gene encoding glycine-rich protein 2 translates to MAQGGKRSGKVKWFDSQKGYGFITPDDGGEDLFVHQTSIHSDGFRSLAEGESVEFSVEHEQGGRTKALDVTGPNGAFVQGGSSGGGGGGYGGGGGGRGGRGGGGGYGGGGYGGGGGSYGGGGGGYGGGGYGGGGGGRGGRGGGGGRGAGGGGGGGSCYNCGDSGHFARDCPNGGGGR